Proteins encoded in a region of the Gigantopelta aegis isolate Gae_Host chromosome 13, Gae_host_genome, whole genome shotgun sequence genome:
- the LOC121387781 gene encoding uncharacterized protein LOC121387781 has translation MEDSWRPQKYAKLNLPVVSATYPVNSASDIEYHVKVNNEVKQKSFEYGLGKNNLEISHLKEGYYHKEKKYAKLTLPVVSATYPVDSASDIEYHVKVNNEVKQKSFEYGLCKNNLDISHLKEGYYHKEKKYAKLKLPVVSIPTATYAMDFATDLECNVNFKDKVKQKIFEQLLDRKPLATPLLEGEGYCYEEKKYAKLDLPTPIYAMGFASDHVSDVKIMDKVKEKISDHGLERKKLDMPHFEEGDCRERN, from the exons ATGGAAGACAGCTGGAGACCGcag AAATATGCGAAACTAAACCTTCCAGTGGTATCTGCTACTTACCCTGTGAATTCTGCCAGTGATATTGAATACCATGTGAAGGTAAACAATGAAGTTAAACAAAAGAGCTTCGAATATGGACTTGGCAAAAATAATCTGGAAATATCACACTTGAAAGAAGGATATTATCATAAGGaaaag AAATATGCGAAACTAACCCTTCCAGTGGTATCTGCTACTTACCCCGTGGATTCTGCCAGTGATATTGAATACCATGTGAAGGTAAACAATGAAGTTAAACAAAAGAGCTTCGAATATGGACTTTGCAAAAATAATCTGGATATATCACACTTGAAAGAAGGATATTATCATAAGGaaaag AAGTATGCGAAACTGAAGCTTCCAGTGGTATCAATCCCAACTGCTACTTACGCCATGGATTTTGCCACTGACCTTGAATGTAATGTGAACTTCAAGGATAAAGTTAAACAAAAGATTTTCGAACAATTACTTGACAGAAAACCCTTGGCTACACCACTCCTGGAAGGAGAAGGGTATTGCTATGAGGaaaag AAATATGCGAAACTGGATCTTCCAACCCCAATTTATGCCATGGGTTTTGCCAGTGACCATGTCAGTGATGTGAAGATCATGGATAAAGTTAAAGAAAAGATCTCAGACCATGGACTTGAAAGAAAAAAGCTGGATATGCCACACTTTGAAGAAGGAGATTGTCGCgag AGAAACTGA